Genomic segment of Plasmodium vinckei vinckei genome assembly, chromosome: PVVCY_10:
AGTATACCAACTATGCTCAATATGGGTATGAGAAATAGTATatctaaaaatattatgccAAATATTCCTTCAAATAATGTATTCGCTGCTAAAGATGTGATTCAACAGAAAATACTACAGCAACAACAACAACATAAAATGCAACAAGAATTAATTCATAAACCTCATAATGATAAAGATAGTCCAGTAAATCCACAGATACAATTTTCTGAAGAACAAATGCAGCACCAAAAATTACtgcaaaaaatgaaacaagAACAATTGCAAAAACCGTTACAACAAATTCATCCCCATCAAATTCAAGCACACAACATGAATTCGCAGCAGCAGATGCCTATTCACCCAATGCAACAAAAAATGCAAGCTCTACAAATACAATCTCTTCTAAAAGCACAgcaaatgaaaaaacaattaCATCCAAGCCAATTGCAGCAACAGCAGTTGCAGAATCAGCAAATACAACAAAAATTACACCCACAGCAAATTCATCCACAACAATTGCGCTCACCACAACTACCTCAACAACAGCTAACACTACAACAAATGCAACAAATGCAGCAACTGAAAATGCATAATATGCAACTCCAGAACCATGAAATGAAGAAACATATGGAGCagttgcaaaaaaaaatgccaTATAATCAACAAAAACTacatcaaatatataatttgcaacaaaatattataagtaatgatgaaaaaaatgataaaaataatatgcatcGCCAAATTAGTATGGGTATAAACCCCCAAATtcaaaatatgcatatgctACAAGCAAAAAATAACGATGAATTAATTTCAAAGGAaagtttaaataataatttaaatgaaaatccATTATATGCAGTAAATcgaaaattttcaaataatctaaataaatttaaaaatcctgataatttttttcctcAAAATTCCTTTCACTCAACTCCatcatcaaataaaatggatGTAAAAGATATTAGAAATAtaggaaataaaacaataattgaaaataacaTTGTATTAAACCCTTCTCAGAAAAGAACAGATATtcctaataataatattaaccTTAACATTTTACCTATTAATATGGCATCATATAATTCTCAAAATATGCAATCCAAAATAAACATTAATAAGAATAATAGCAATTCacaagaaaataataattgttgATTGtattcaatatttttttaagagacaatataaaataccCAATTATGTATGTCTATATAAACTGCGAATATTACATATGcactttataattttcaatattatgatgatacataatttatatacgAAGCATTAAATGTTTAACATGTGCTAAACATAgattacaattttatatttaaaaaaaatgcgtaataataaaacgcCCATTTTGAAgaaattcatttatattgttgCCAGGAATATCCATCTTATCACactatttatgtatatagcATTCagcattattatatagtaGTTTTAAGATGCCATTTAATATGccttaaaagaaaaatgagatagaaaaagaaattcagcaaaacataaaataaaaaatacgttattttaaaaaatatagacaaAATTAAAGCAGGTTTTTgatctttcattttttttattaactaATGAAtacatgaaaaataaaatatacattatgtgtgtataaatgattttattatattattgtttctaaagaaattatttttcgtttatatttttatacagtTTTTGGTATTTACAATATACTATAAAACCTATATCACAATTTATATGTTGCATTcgttttttgtatttacattttccTAAAAAATGGTCTATGTTCTcgtaataaaatttttgcAAATTCGTGGGTTACacgtttttttattatttaaatgaattgatgcatatatatttgtatgcttccatatatatacatacctattttttttaataaacgAATTTTGATGAATCGATATAtcattgttttaaaaaattatgaataaaaCTTGTTATCtgcacatatataatatatatatgtaatataaatatgaaaaattgcCTCATATATGCAATAATCCTAAggaaattaataataattttataaatcggaaaatcatataattatgttatATACAAAGAACCATTCAAattcaatatattatatgaagtTCCTACATTTTGGGGGGAGGGTTAAGACTAGTAGTTGCTTAaccatataaatattaacaaaatggtaagaaaaatatacagagtatataaattttaacaaTTTAAGTTATTGAACGCATactaaacatatattatgctaaaaaaaacaaccatttatttttttctctgtaaaattatatgatgaTTGAATGATTACTTCTATGCAAAatattcttatatataattaatatattaacagtAAGAATAAtggtatttttaaattaatccttactataattttatattaattttaatatatttattgacatataaatgatttttaaaaatatgtatatcaataaatattaaaaaaaaataatcataatagcaaatatatttatatagagCAATGTCGAGTTGTTATAAATCATGACGGtaggaaaatataatataattattatgcaggcatatataatattgtattacatatatttttcccttcaataaaatatttgaaatcattaatttttttaatatttaaaataatatatacatgaattaataaattgaaaaaaaaatatataaacaagaattaaattttttctataagGAAAAAATCTATGGaagtaatatataacaaaaatacaAGGGGAAAACAAGATTAGCAAAataagtttaaaaaaataataaatgaatatacaAAACGAATTAAGCTACATAAATTACggttaataaaattatgcaAAGTTATCCCAAAGACTTATTGAATTGTATtggatgaaaaaaatggattaGCTAAGTAATATGAACAAGATTATTATCAGTTATGAATTttaagttataaaaaatataaagcaATATATAAATCGTATCTTTTTGGTGGaattttaaatgaattcttccattatatattattgtgaatatttataagttaaaaaaaaagtataaataaattggtATATcgatatttatacatttggCATATTTTCGAGATAaaccaaataaaaagtagCGTAGTGAAACACTCGCTATGTAATACATGCTAACAAATACTGCATAGTATTATtggtattatatatatatgtattggggttaaataatttaaaggATAATGGAGAAAgtagaatataaaattgaacCAGAGAAAAAGGAGGCAACTATAGATGCTTCTAATTGGCCAttattgttaaaaaattatgataagCTAAATATTCGTAGCTCACATTTTACCCCACTACCTATGGGTAATTCCCCTTATTCAAGGAATTTGAaggaatatttaaaatatgggATTATAAACTTAGATAAGCCAAGTAATCCCTCTTCCCACGAAGTCGTTTCCTGGATAAGAAAAATTTTAAGATGCGAAAAAACAGGGCATAGTGGAACATTAGATCCAAAAGTTACAGGGGTATTGCTAGTTTGTTTAAATAGGGCAACTAGATTAGTAAAATCACAACAAGAATCTGGAAAAGAATATGTTTGTGTATGTAAATTTCATTCAAAGCCTAAAAGTATAGAAGAAGTAAAATtagttttaaataatttccaAGGAGCAATATTTCAAAGACCCCCATTAATATGTGCAGTTAAAAGACAATTAAGAGTTAGAACAATTTACgaatcaaaattattagatTACgattatacaaataatgtATGTGTATTTTGGGTTCGATGTCAAGCAGGAACTTATATAAGAACATTATGTGAGCATATTGGTTTATTATTAGGAGTTGGTGCACATATGCAAGAATTAAGAAGAGTAAAATCTGGGAATATGACagaatatgataatatgTGTACATTACATGATATTATGGATGctcaatatatttatgatacAACAGGTGATGAAACATatttaagaaaaattataactcctttagaaaaattattaataaattttccaCGTATAGTAATAAAAGATAGTGCCGTTAATGCAATATGCTATGGAGCTAAGTTAACTATACCGGGAGTCTTAAgatttgataataatattgatgTGTATTCAGAAATTGTTTTGATGACAACAAAAGGTGAAGCTGTTGCGCTAGCTATTGCACAAATGACATCTACAGTTATTGCAACGGTTGATCATGGTATTGTTGCATTAACTAAACGTGTTATAATGGATAGAGATACTTATGATGTTAAATGGGGATTTGGAAATCGATCGatggaaaagaaaaaattaatacttGCTGGGCTTTTAGATAAATATGGAAAACCAAATGAAAAAACTCCAATTAGTTGGATTAAAAGCGAAGGATACGCTCCCAAAATTGTTGGTAATACAACTAGCTATGTGTTAACAACAGAtgataattcaaaaaatttggAATCTAATATGGATggtgataataataattctgaAAATGATGATTCGGAAGTtgtcaaaaaaaagaggaaaGTAAATTAAGTGCACTCAATGTaacttatattatttttattgcaGTAAATATGtgacaaaataaaacaaattcaTTGAATATATGAAGGAATTATTGAAATGTGAATTgctttttcttttgtattttttcatgtatataaaatatttgtaaatattttgaaatattttttataaaaatgttatagcATGTGCTAATTCTTTAAACACAagcattttgttttaataatttttttaaatatatataaatcgTAACAAGTTGTATGTTTAGACCcatatgtattttattattattttatttatttttcttttggattatatattggtttatttccttttttattattaatttttctgtttttttaacttaaaaaaatatatgaataaaattaataatttgataCTATGTATCTAATAATTTCAAATTAAACATAAACAACATGCTACTATGTATGGTTAGGAATGTTTCATTGCTTTGGTTCACACAagtaatacatatatttagttAATACTTAAAAGCGGCAAAAGAATTACAATTACGTTCTATAActgtataattaaaaaaagtaaacaattgaaacaatttaaaaaaaattataaaattatgcaaactataaaaaatcaaactcaaaaatgtatgaatgtgtatttataaaaattagtcaaataaaataacggATATGTAAAATTCAAAACAAAAAACGGAATGACAATAAATATGAGTTTATAGATTTcagaataaataatataagttGATTTTGTCTTTGTTAGTATTTGTAATAcgatataaaataaatcctTGATGCTTGTACATTTTCGAAAGTTTtacatgaaaaaataatgttataGCGT
This window contains:
- a CDS encoding H/ACA ribonucleoprotein complex subunit 4, putative codes for the protein MEKVEYKIEPEKKEATIDASNWPLLLKNYDKLNIRSSHFTPLPMGNSPYSRNLKEYLKYGIINLDKPSNPSSHEVVSWIRKILRCEKTGHSGTLDPKVTGVLLVCLNRATRLVKSQQESGKEYVCVCKFHSKPKSIEEVKLVLNNFQGAIFQRPPLICAVKRQLRVRTIYESKLLDYDYTNNVCVFWVRCQAGTYIRTLCEHIGLLLGVGAHMQELRRVKSGNMTEYDNMCTLHDIMDAQYIYDTTGDETYLRKIITPLEKLLINFPRIVIKDSAVNAICYGAKLTIPGVLRFDNNIDVYSEIVLMTTKGEAVALAIAQMTSTVIATVDHGIVALTKRVIMDRDTYDVKWGFGNRSMEKKKLILAGLLDKYGKPNEKTPISWIKSEGYAPKIVGNTTSYVLTTDDNSKNLESNMDGDNNNSENDDSEVVKKKRKVN